The sequence ctctctagAGGTTTGTGACCTCTGCCCTCCCAATGACCCCAAGGTTCATCTGATGCTTGATCTCATGGGGGTTGGGGCTCTGTTCTCAGGTTCCATGACCTCAGAGATGGCTGGTGAGGTCACGACCTttgccctccagccctggcttaaAACCTCAGCTCTAGGATCTTATCAAAAGGAAAGGGGGATGGAGCtttgcccctgcccctcccctcccctcacctgtcagcccgggctgggccaggggctctAGGTGGGGAACTAGGCCGGGGGGCGGGCACCAGTGGAGGTGGTGCCCCCAAAAGGGCTCCTGGTGGGGTCTTGCTGAGAAGGTGAGGGGTTCCTGGGGCCGCAGTAGGTGGTGGCGGAGGGGCCAAGCGGCTGTAGAGCAGGGGATGGGCAGGCTCTAGACCATACAGGCGGGCAGCAGCCACCGCCCCTGGTCCAGTCAGCTCCTCACCCGCCTCATAGAAGCGGGGTGGCCTTGCAAGGCGAGGGGGCCCTGCCAACCAGGTTGGCTCCAGAAAGCCAGCACAGCGCTCCGGAGGACCGGGGCCCAGAAAGGGGGGTGGCCGGGGCCTCTCAAACAGCAGGTGAAGGCCCTGAGGCCCggtggcagcagcggcggcagcagcagcctccTCTTTCCGCTCTTCCTTTACCCGCACCGattccttggctggcctggccccttccTCACCAGCCCGGGCCTTGGGAGTAGCAGGAGATACTCGGGGCTGGGGCCGTGAGAAGGGGAGGTCcctgggggcaggtgtgggagagAATAAAGGTACTCCAGAGGTCAGATGCAGGCTGagggggaggcgcggggggcggggggggggcagtttgcgGAAAGCATACCTATCTTTCTCCTCCTTGGTGATAGAAGTCTCCCTCCGCTCCACAGGCCGCTCCTTGTCTGAGCCTGGTGTCCGGGCGGCCTCAGGGGGCCGGACCCAGGCAGGAAAGGCCAGAGGACTGCGATGCAGGCGACCCCATGGGTCTGGGGGGGAGACGAAGGCTGGTGGGGCCCCTGGGCTTTCTTTCTGGGCAAAGACGGCGCCGGAGTCTAGACAGAGGGCAAAGTAGAGAGTGACAGGAGCCAGGAGTGGGAGGCCCCAAACAGGCACCCCCCTCCTGCTTGAGCACATTAATCCACTGCCACAGCCTCTTACCCACCCTACCCAGGACTCACTGAATGtggggctgcccaggcctccaaAGGCCCCGTTGGAGAGGGCAGCCAAGGAGGCGAAGCTTGTGGGACGCCCAAAGGGATCTGTAGGAGAAGAGGGATGGTCAGAGCATTGGGCCGCCCACTCTGAGAGGTCACCGAGAACTAACAGGGAAGAGGCAGATCGGCAAGCAGGCCCCAAAGGCCTCGGCTGCTCTGCCTTAACCTTAACAACCTGGTGCTCAGCACTTGCTTGGGCCGGGCTAGGCAGTGAGCTCTGACATGCACAGTGCTGTTTCACCTCACAAGCCCCATTAGGCCGATAGGGTCATTCCCACTTACAGATGACGAAACAAGCTCTGacaggtgaagtgacttgccaaCCGTCAACCCAGGGCCTCTCTGACTCCAGAGGTCAAGCGTTTACCCCGCActccccccaccagccacccACACAAGCTCTACAGCAAGCCAGTTACCTGGAAACCTCTGCTGGCTTCCTCCCACTTGACATGCAGAGCCCTTCCCAGCTTGACCCTAATGTCATGCACATGTCCCATAGCCAGTCAGAACAACTAACCTATACCACCATGGGACCTCACCATTTCCTTCCAGGAACACCTTTCCCATTGCCCTCAGCTCAAATCCTCCTTGTCCACCCAAGTCCAGGTTAAATCTCCCCCAACAGCCGGCCTGAGGTGGCTAGGAACCAGTGACCATGCGCTCTCCTGGGGCTGTGCAGccttcctccaccttcctctcccaGGTGGCACAATACCCTTTCCACTGACTATTCTTTCAGAGAATATCTGGGCTGGCAGAGATTAGCAGTCACTATGCCCTTTcctatcccattttacaggcaatgaaatcaaggctcagagagggtagagtaatttgcccaaggtcacagagcaagtggAACCAGATCTACCCCCATTTCAGCTGCCTTTCAGGTCTAACTTCCATCCCCAGCTTGAGAATTCCTAGAAGTCACAGACAAGGTCTGAGTTGCCCAACATGCCCCTGGCTCTTACCAATGTGGGTGCTGGGGCTCAGAAAGGGTCCATGGGCCCCGGGAGCTGCCGTGAAAGGGTTGGCTGCAGCGTGGACGGCACCTGGGGCAGAGAGGTGGGAGATTCTGATGAGGCTGAGTGGGCGTAAGGTGGGCCTTGGGTTATATATGGGAACCTTAGGCCCCAAGAGGGCTGGCCAGACTCACCAGTTGCAGTGAAGAGGGAGGCAGCCGGGTGGGAGAGCTCCTGGCCAGTGGGCAGGGCCCCATAGGGCCCCggaaggcagggcaggaggtCGTTCCGAAAGTCAAGCTTGTGGGAGTCGCCCTGCATgggacagggagaggggcagTGAGTGAGGAGCCAGATTTGTCCTCTTGCTCTTCTACCCCTACACCCCCTCCAAGGGCTGCCTGGCGCCAAGATGGGGAGGGAGTGCCTTCTCTGACCACCCCTCTAGTTAGCCAGAGAACCTAGTGCTAATTTTGGAATTGCTAAGGCAGTGACCAGAGATAGGATGGGATGTGTCTGGCCAAGATTCTGCCAAGCTCTACAGAAGGTAGACCCCCAGAGTTCAGGCAGGCCCgctctccccagccctccagccccagtACCTTCATCTTTTCCTGGTGTCTCAGGATCATGTAAGCCACGCGCACGTGCATGGCACACCACTTCCCTGGTTTCTGCCGCCCCAGAAGGATGaccaaagggaaagggaaggaaagaatgtTCACTCgtcacccaccccaggcctggccctgggcccagaCTTGCCACACAACATCTCCTTTTATCATCCCTACAAATGAGGGATGACTAAGTCCATTTCACAGcctaggaaactgaggctcagagagatgaactGTCTTGCCCAACGTCCCATGACCAGTTACATCTGAACCCAGGTCTCTGGCTTACAGTCCTTTCTCTTTCTGCTGTTCCACATCTGGCTGCCTCCATGTCTTGGATTTCTCACTCCTTCTCAAGCatgacctcccccacccctcagccgaACACCGACACCAGCCCCCAGCCTCATGCACCTGAGGTCCTCACCACACTCACCCTCAAAGGTGGCCGGAAATGGTCAGGGATCTGAGGATGGCAAAGCAGATTGGTGGCGATTCAGACCTGTTTACTGACCTGGGCACCTCATCTCCGCAGCCCCCAAACACCTCCTTGAGACCCTGTGTGGCACCCTTAATCCTTTCCTGCTTGTGTGAGACTCCTTTCCCTACCTCTCCCACTCTGAGCCTCTCCCCTCCAGCACCAAGTTCCTGAGCCAGGCCCCAAGAAGCTTTGCTTGGAAGACTGGGAGTGGTTAGTGGGCAGGCagaatgatttctcaacagaagaaGCTGTCCTATTAGTAGCTTTACGTGAGGGTCTGTTTAAGCTTTCTTTAGAGAAAAGCCTGTATTACTGCTGAGAGAGTGTGGAAAACCTCTGGTCTAATCTATCTTTAGGAAATACATCCTGTGCGTTTTCACAGTTCCCAGAGCCCTGGGCTCTAAGTGGGAGGGAAGGCTTGGTCTCCTTGTGCCACTTCACAAAGGGACAACTTATCTTTTCACTGTTTTATAGACAGGACTTCCTGGTATGATGTCATTTTGGGGAGAAAAAGTTTTGTatcttaaaaaaacatattgaaacCCCTACAAAAGCCACTGCCCTAATAATCTTATTTCTCGGGCAACTTCATGAAATTCCTATACCTCATGCCTGGGAAATCCTGTCATGTACGAAATTCTCTCACATCACATTCTCAGGAACACCCCCAACATGTGTCAACAGGAGGGATCAGTCAATGATTCATTCTCAAGTCAACCCTGCTCTACGCAACAGACCTTCCAATTCCAGTAGAACCTGCCTTGGCCCCCTCACCTGTGTCCCCTTTGGGGGAAGCCCGCTTGGCATTGGCCCCAGTCGTGGTGGCAGCTCGGGGTTCATGCTCTGGGAAAGGGGAGTGGAGGGAACAGTCAGGAGAGCTGGCACTAGGCAGAAAAGGGGTCTATCACCAAGCTGGGGACTGGGACAGGGAGGAACCATGGCTTTGGGGAAATGtggggccacaggggagggcagaatGGGCATGGTttggagaatgggaagaaggtaTGTGGACCTGGAGGTGTCTGGGTTctaggggtgggaggtggtgacAGCGTCTGGATTGGGAGCTCACCTTGGGCTGGAAGGCCCCCTGCAGGGAGCCAAAGGAGACAGCCGGCGGGAGGCCCGGAGGCAGGCCGGGCACTGCGGGAGGGAAGGCCGTGTACGGCTGTGGAGAGAATGGGACTAGTCCAAACTGGGGGTGGAGGTGCAGCCCACGTCTGGTCTGCCCATCAGTCCTCTGGCCTCCACCCTAAAGCCCCCCAGGGAGCTCAAGGCTCTTGCTTTTGAAGCTGAAGATTGGATCCCCAACAGTTAGGGTCACACGCACTACTGCATCTAtgcccacacaccacacacatgcactcacattATGCCGGAAAAGGCCTTCCATCTTTCCTGGGTATTTCTCAAActagggaagagaagggaagagtaaGCTGCTAGCCAGAGACCCGGGCCTTCCCCTGAAGCCAGACCCTCCCCCCAAGCCTCTGAGCCTTATCACTGGCTCAGTGAGGAGCTCACCATGTGGGGGCCGTGGGGTGGCAGCAGGCCTGGGGGATAAGGGGTGAAGTGCTGGTGGGTGTGCTGGTGGgtgtgctggtgctggtggttGTGCTGGTGGAACTGGAAGGCCAGGGGCCGGGctgagccccctgcccccaccacctcaGGGTAGCGAGAGTTCAGGTCCTGGCCGATCAGGTCCTGctctgtgggaggggaggggagaaggcttTAATATCTGTCGCCACCTGTCAGCCTCCTTGGGCCCGGGTGACTGGCCTTCCCTTCGGGCCACGAGCCACTCCCTCCTCAAGCCCTGCAGTCTGCTAAGGTCCAAATGCCCCAAAGCTGACTGGGCCCAAGCCCAGGgtcattgccccccaccccccggccagGACCCCAAACTCACCAGAAAGGGCGTTAGCAGCTGAGGCCCCAGGGTGCCCTGGCAcctgcagcaggggtgggggtgggggcagggtggggccaggggagaacaaggaggggtggtggggtggtggggggggccgCAGCCCAGGGGGAGGAAAGCTGTGGTTGGACAAAGGTAGGGGCAGTGAGGGCGTCGGGGGCCGGTGGGTGAGCTGCGCGGACGAGGAGGAGGcagatgaggaggaagaggacgaAGAGGATGATGaggggggaggctgagccacgggAGGGGCCGGGGCCTTGGGGGGCGGCCGTGAAGAGCTGGGGAGAGAAGTGGGGAAATGAGTGAAGGGTTGGGAGGTGCCAGCTCTGACAGGAGTGGGTCAGAAGCCTGGGCGATACCTTGACCCTGGTTCTCCAACATGGAAGGTGGTAGAACCTGGCCCCCAGGATCTCCACCCCCGCCAAGGAACCCATCCTCAGACTGAGGTACCTCCCACAACCAacaaccccctctcccctcgcTAGGTCTCATCTTCCACACAGCTGCCTCTGATGTTTTTGGCCACGTGACTTTCCCTTTTCTGATTCAACCACAGCACAAAACATATCATTCATTTTGACACTTAATTACAACAGGCCACCTGGGTCCCTACCCTCCTACGACAGTGGAAGCagcaccctgctggcctgacctaGGAGTTCTAGGTCCAGCTTGCCATTAACAtcctgggtgaccttgagcaagtcactgcccctctctgagccttagttttctcaataagaaaaaaaaaataacattgatgACAACAGCGATAGCATGAATAATAATAGCATCAATAACTCTTACCCTTTAGTGAGCACTTACTGTAGGCCAAGTGCTGTCGCTTGTGTTATACGCTAATCCAAGTCTCCAACATTTCCTACCACCTTCCCAATCGCTGCCGCATCCATGTAACCACCTGTACCTTTTACTTCTTTAACATaactcagtttttctttttaacttagcTTCACCCAAGCCACAATGTGTGAAATCAAGGAGATACTAGTCATATTTTTCTAAAGCACATACAAACCGAAAAAAATGTGCTCACGTAATATCTGATTTACTTCACGTAGCACTAATGAGTGTGCACACTTTGGGAAACACTGCGTTAACTCACAATTCTCACAACAGCTTTAGGAtgaggtactattattatttcattttata is a genomic window of Eptesicus fuscus isolate TK198812 chromosome 4, DD_ASM_mEF_20220401, whole genome shotgun sequence containing:
- the FBRS gene encoding probable fibrosin-1, yielding METAAAPGPGWAAEGERRRRRCSRRDRDREQRRRRGPGGDAPRALLAAPRGSSSSSSPPPPARPWSSASSGERPGGPRRRRPRPRPRPPRPRARKRPAGSGSRGEEEEEEGGCADDGEAEEEPEEEEEEEEDLIDGFAIASFASLEALQKDASLQPPERLEHRLKHSGKRKRGGSSGATGEPGDSSDREPGRPSGDRARKWPNKRRRKEVSSRHSLEAGYICDAESDLDERVSDDDLDPSFTVSTSKASGPHGAFNGNCEAKLSIVPKVSGLERSQEQPPGPDPLLVPFPPKEPPPPPAPRPPVSPPAPLPATPSLPPPPQLQLRVSPFGLRTSPYGSSLDLSTGSSSRPPPKAPAPPVAQPPPSSSSSSSSSSSASSSSAQLTHRPPTPSLPLPLSNHSFPPPGLRPPPPPHHPSLFSPGPTLPPPPPLLQVPGHPGASAANALSEQDLIGQDLNSRYPEVVGAGGSARPLAFQFHQHNHQHQHTHQHTHQHFTPYPPGLLPPHGPHMFEKYPGKMEGLFRHNPYTAFPPAVPGLPPGLPPAVSFGSLQGAFQPKSMNPELPPRLGPMPSGLPPKGTQIPDHFRPPLRKPGKWCAMHVRVAYMILRHQEKMKGDSHKLDFRNDLLPCLPGPYGALPTGQELSHPAASLFTATGAVHAAANPFTAAPGAHGPFLSPSTHIDPFGRPTSFASLAALSNGAFGGLGSPTFNSGAVFAQKESPGAPPAFVSPPDPWGRLHRSPLAFPAWVRPPEAARTPGSDKERPVERRETSITKEEKDRDLPFSRPQPRVSPATPKARAGEEGARPAKESVRVKEERKEEAAAAAAAATGPQGLHLLFERPRPPPFLGPGPPERCAGFLEPTWLAGPPRLARPPRFYEAGEELTGPGAVAAARLYGLEPAHPLLYSRLAPPPPPTAAPGTPHLLSKTPPGALLGAPPPLVPAPRPSSPPRAPGPARADR